In the Candidatus Brocadiia bacterium genome, one interval contains:
- the xylB gene encoding xylulokinase yields the protein MNYLLGIDIGTTGVKTLLINQTGGTVGRSIKEYPMQTPKPGWAEQNPVDWWRATVGSIKEIIKSTRTSPDNIIGIGLSGQMHGSVFLDKNNKVLRPCILWCDQRTTKECDYITKKVGAKRLIGLVGNPALTGFTAGKVLWVRNNEPAIYRKIARVLLPKDYIRFRLTGQFATEVSDASGTLLLDVKNRRWSRQLLSELDIPVSWMPPCYESTEVTGKVTGEISRLTGLKPGTPVVGGGGDQAAQAIGTGIVTAGVISVNIGTSGVVFAYSREPQFDPTGRVHTFCHAVPDKWHVMGVMLAAGGSLAWLRNNLGREEIRMARQRKVDPYEILINGAKDIPAGSEGLIFLPYLSGERTPHCDPDARGVFFGLSLKHTKQHMTRAVLEGICFGLRDGLEIIKKMGIPVNQIRMTGGGARSKIWARILADVLNEEIVTVNPAEGSAYGAALLAGIGVGVYKNAIKACQKTLKLKGRIKPVKKNVAVYNRHYKSFKSLYAALKSEFKTINVMQYKK from the coding sequence ATGAATTATTTATTAGGCATTGACATCGGCACGACCGGGGTAAAAACCCTGCTGATTAACCAAACCGGCGGTACTGTCGGACGTTCGATAAAAGAATATCCGATGCAGACGCCCAAACCGGGCTGGGCCGAACAAAACCCGGTCGATTGGTGGCGGGCCACCGTCGGGTCCATAAAAGAAATAATCAAATCAACGCGAACCTCACCAGATAACATCATCGGCATCGGCTTATCCGGCCAGATGCACGGCTCGGTCTTCCTGGACAAGAATAACAAAGTGCTCCGGCCCTGTATCCTCTGGTGCGACCAGCGGACCACCAAGGAATGCGATTACATCACCAAAAAAGTCGGGGCTAAAAGGCTGATTGGCTTGGTCGGGAATCCGGCCCTGACCGGTTTCACCGCCGGAAAGGTTTTGTGGGTCAGGAACAACGAGCCGGCTATATACCGAAAAATCGCCCGCGTGCTCCTGCCCAAGGACTATATCCGTTTCCGTCTGACCGGCCAATTCGCCACCGAGGTATCCGACGCCTCCGGAACGCTCCTGCTCGATGTCAAAAACAGGAGATGGTCCAGGCAATTATTATCGGAACTGGATATCCCCGTATCGTGGATGCCGCCGTGTTACGAATCCACTGAGGTTACCGGTAAGGTTACCGGTGAAATCTCCCGATTGACCGGATTAAAACCGGGCACGCCGGTGGTGGGCGGAGGCGGCGACCAGGCCGCCCAGGCCATCGGGACCGGTATCGTCACTGCCGGCGTTATCTCCGTAAATATCGGCACCTCAGGCGTGGTCTTCGCCTACAGCCGGGAACCGCAGTTCGACCCGACCGGCCGGGTGCATACTTTTTGCCACGCCGTTCCGGACAAATGGCATGTCATGGGCGTGATGCTGGCCGCCGGCGGCTCGCTGGCCTGGCTGCGCAATAATCTGGGCCGTGAGGAAATCAGGATGGCCAGACAGAGAAAAGTCGACCCCTACGAAATATTGATTAACGGCGCCAAAGACATACCGGCCGGCTCGGAAGGGCTGATATTCCTGCCGTATCTGAGCGGCGAGCGAACACCGCATTGCGACCCTGATGCGCGCGGCGTATTTTTCGGACTGAGCCTGAAGCATACCAAACAACATATGACCAGAGCGGTACTGGAAGGCATCTGTTTCGGCCTGCGTGACGGATTGGAAATCATCAAGAAAATGGGCATCCCGGTAAATCAAATACGTATGACCGGCGGCGGTGCGCGGTCAAAAATCTGGGCCCGGATATTGGCTGACGTCTTAAACGAGGAGATCGTCACCGTCAACCCGGCTGAGGGTTCGGCTTATGGAGCGGCGCTATTGGCCGGAATCGGGGTCGGAGTATATAAAAACGCAATTAAGGCCTGCCAAAAAACACTGAAGCTGAAAGGCCGCATCAAGCCCGTTAAGAAGAACGTTGCCGTTTATAACCGGCATTATAAATCATTCAAATCGCTGTATGCAGCATTGAAATCTGAGTTTAAGACGATTAACGTAATGCAGTACAAGAAATAA